CGATAATGTTATGGTGGCGGCCCAGAGCGGTGTCAATAAATCGCTGGAAGCAGACAAAGCATATTTTGGCTCGCCCGCAACCGAGATTATGCACCAAAAGCGAATCGAAGCCTCGACAAAAAAACTGCCGGAACTGATCAGGCGGGTTCGTAAACTCGAAAAACAACTGATAGAAAAAAACTCCGAAAAAACTAATGAATAGGTCAGGACCCGTGATGCTCTCTTTTGTTTCGAGTCGATATTTTCTCTAAGAATCAATCAAGCTTCGTGCTCGTGGCCTCCGCACTTAAAGTCTTTTAATACCTGCAGTTCACCTTTAATGTACTTATCTATGATAACGTCTATCTCGGCATCGTCATCGACAACATAAGCGCTTATACCGGCCTCCCGCAGGTCATTCATCAAGCGTTGACCCATCCCGCCGGCCAAGACAACCTGGCAGTCTGCGATAGCGTCAATCAGTCCCTTGTGAGAGTGGTTGTGGTGATGGTGACCATGCTTTTCACCCTTGTGAGGTAATTCACCTTGTATCGGCGCACCCAGCTTAATCTCCTGCTGGCGGTGATGGGTGAACTTGTTTTCGATGATCTGCTTATCCTGGACGGACTCGGGTGATATAGTATATATGGCGAAGTATTTGCACCGCCCGAGATGCTTGCTGATATGTTTCCGGTCGCTGGTTGCGACAGCAATTCTTTTTGTGTCCATAATATGGTCTCCGTTTATTCCGGCAGGTCGTTCTTACGTGAAGCTTTCGCCTTGTCGATAGAAGTAAGGGCCCGGTTGTTCTTCTTGTAACAGGATTGCGAGCCTTTTAACCTGCCATGTCGTTTCTTCAAATTTGTATTCAATTTATCGCGGTAATAATGACCACCATTAATAGTGAGTGCCTTGCCGTTAACCAGAAAATCAGCTACCTTGCTGTTAGCGCTGGATAGTATCCGGCCAAGTGTCTGGCGGGATATATCCATCTGGCGCGAGGCCTCCTCCTGGTAATGACCCTCCAAATAGCAGAGACGGATAGCCTCGAGTTCATCGCGTGTCAGTTCGATCGTTTCAAGATCGCTCATACGCACGCCTCTCGGCTTGAAAAATAATCGCTCCGGATCAAAACACACACGACGACGACGTGCTGGACGCGGCATCTGAACTCCTTTCAATTATGAGCATATGCTCATATGGGAGAATTTACTCAGCAAGTTTAAATCTGTCAAGTGAAAACGGGGATTTTTAATCAAGCGTCAATCATCTTCGAGTATGCGAAGAGTTTGCTCGAACGTCAGGAGCAAGCCGATTTTTTCGGTGTTGTTTGCTTTCGATTCGATATGATCGTTCACTATCCTGTCGAGCATCTCCGTTTTTAGGTATTCGCGACTGAGGGTTTTATCTGAACAGAGCATATCCTTCAGCCAGTTTGCCAGCGGGTTTCGGAAAGCATCCGTGTAATCGAAGATGCCTGGCGGATGTTTGATTCTGGCGATGGATTCAATAAAGCGTGTGAAGGCAACCCTGAGAAGTGAGGCTGACAGGGGCAGGTTGGTTCTCTGGTAACGGATTTTACCTGCCTGCGGATATACGAAGCGCCAGATATGCCGGCCCAGTTTCATCAGCAGTTTATATTCGGCGGGAACACTGAAATTAAACTTCATCAGTTCGTAGTCGAGGAAGATATTGCGGAATTCAAGAAGATCATTTTCGAGCCAGAGCCCGGCCATCATGTACTGACTGCCAACTTCAAAATGATCCATAGTTAAAAATGTCTGGAGGTAATCATCCTGACGGTTTTCACGAATAATCTGCATGACAGCCCGCTCCAGGCTGTCATAAGGAAGATCGACTGTGCAGATGTTTTTCAGCTCGTCAATCGTGAAGCCGTTTT
This is a stretch of genomic DNA from Candidatus Zixiibacteriota bacterium. It encodes these proteins:
- a CDS encoding DUF134 domain-containing protein, whose protein sequence is MPRPARRRRVCFDPERLFFKPRGVRMSDLETIELTRDELEAIRLCYLEGHYQEEASRQMDISRQTLGRILSSANSKVADFLVNGKALTINGGHYYRDKLNTNLKKRHGRLKGSQSCYKKNNRALTSIDKAKASRKNDLPE